In Calditrichota bacterium, the DNA window ACGGTAACTGTGGAGTCGATTGCGGAAAATCTGGATGTCAGCATTGAAAAAGTGGAAAAGGTGCTGAAAGCGATTCACACTTTTGACCCGTCGGGAATTGGCGCCAGAGATTTGCGGGAATGTTTACTAATTCAGTTGGAAGAAAATCCGGGAGAAAATGTCACGGCGATCGTCGTTATTCGCGATTATTTTGACGATTTTAAAAATAAGCGGTTTGAGAAAATTGCCAAAAAATTATCGATTTCTATTGAAGAATTTAAGCGCGTTTTGGAAAAAATTACCCAGCTTAATCCCAAACCGGGCTCTGGCTATATTTCCCTGGCGGATGATTCCATCACTCCTGATGTGATTGTTACCAAGGACGGCGATGAGTTTAAAATTACCCTCAATGACTGGAACATTCCTCATCTGAGAATTAATAACCGTTACAAATCATTGCTTCTGGACAAAAAAAATACTTCCAAACAAACGAAAGAATTTATTAAAACGCGGCTGGAAATGGCGCGGTGGCTCATTAATTCGATTCATCAGCGGCGAGTAACTATTTTGAAAGTCGTCGAAGCGATTGTAAAGCGGCAGCATGATTTTTTTGAAAAAGGTTCTACCCATTTGAAGCCAATGATTTTGAAAGATATTGCCGACGAGATTGGGATGGACATTTCTACGGTAAGTCGCGTCACCAACGGCAAATATGTGCAGACCGATCTTGGCGTGTTTGAACTCAAGCATTTTTTCAGCGAGAAAATCAGGCGCGAAAACGGCGAGGATGTTTCCAATAAAGAAATAAAAGAGCGAATTCGGACAATTATCGATAAAGAAAACAAACAAGCGCCGCTGAATGATTCAAAAATTGCTGAAATGTTGAAAGATGACGGATTTCACATCGCTCGTCGCACAATCGCCAAATACCGGGAACAAATGGGCATTCCCATTTCACGACTCAGAAAAGTTATTTAGCGCGAGAAGATTATTGTCGTCGGAGCGAAACATCGGCAGACGCGCGGGAACGCGATTATTTGCCGCTTTGTTGTCAAATTAAAAATTAGTTTCTCAAATCAAAAATAAAATAATGCGTCAAATTTTCCCTCTTAATAATAGGGGGCGAATGATCATTTTTTAATTTGTGCAGATAATTTGCGCAGGAGGTAATTTCCAAATGCAAGGTTACCGTGGAGGCAGAACCGTAAATGTCGGCGGAGAGGAAATCATGCTTCCTCCAATCAACCGTAAGTTCATTAC includes these proteins:
- the rpoN gene encoding RNA polymerase factor sigma-54; this translates as MKQSPQQVLLSTLLQLPITSLEQRIKLELEQNPLLEADMELEEEMEQEMDEEAKLEQLEEEDKKDDDAEEEPENAEEEEEIDWDLILNDENNYEIKAPREENPDEYSPPNVYQMSLPEYLLEQLNMTDLSPEEIAIGEYIVWNINNAGYLTVTVESIAENLDVSIEKVEKVLKAIHTFDPSGIGARDLRECLLIQLEENPGENVTAIVVIRDYFDDFKNKRFEKIAKKLSISIEEFKRVLEKITQLNPKPGSGYISLADDSITPDVIVTKDGDEFKITLNDWNIPHLRINNRYKSLLLDKKNTSKQTKEFIKTRLEMARWLINSIHQRRVTILKVVEAIVKRQHDFFEKGSTHLKPMILKDIADEIGMDISTVSRVTNGKYVQTDLGVFELKHFFSEKIRRENGEDVSNKEIKERIRTIIDKENKQAPLNDSKIAEMLKDDGFHIARRTIAKYREQMGIPISRLRKVI